In one Penaeus monodon isolate SGIC_2016 chromosome 20, NSTDA_Pmon_1, whole genome shotgun sequence genomic region, the following are encoded:
- the LOC119585785 gene encoding uncharacterized protein LOC119585785 isoform X1: MAEDTGLCDTFGKLSMMANASVVVLVLALLSGGVTACGSGSQQPRRPVPVATTPAPAPGLCSGVALLHGTASDVRRSVLRELCLRVHQHVHLKTSQRSTSNPKQQPKRTEQAAALNLHRDSFSDQVRWEAGEASDVINTANWYVDAEVPLSNGYTWYQNGLPLWPLLDQALTQKETVLAKKKKLNWPNYAIATPLYIAPLEASNSRDLAISVRKLFAGDTARPQQQSASQNAFANSNKFQSTVLDFVKDHFQDQFGYTRSDIGQTFGETGQWIQPLVKQSLRPMLESFMKRQKTRAPKSSDIATCPDEVYLFFLQKPCATASACQVILDIQQELRVTNCVNTDVVVGYTTARSASHG, from the exons ATGGCTGAAGATACAGGCCTCTGTGATACGTTTGGAAAG CTCTCCATGATGGCGAACGCTtcggtggtggtgctggtgttgGCACTGTTGTCAGGGGGTGTCACAGCGTGTGGCTCGGGGTCCCAGCAGCCTCGCCGACCTGTTCCTGTGGCAACCACGCCGGCGCCCGCCCCCGG ACTCTGCTCCGGAGTGGCTCTGCTGCACGGCACTGCCTCAGACGTCCGGCGAAGCGTATTACGTGAACTGTGCCTCAGGGTCCACCAGCACGTGCACCTCAAGACATCGCAGCGCTCAACCTCCAACCCCAAGCAACAGCCAAAG CGCACGGAGCAGGCGGCGGCGCTGAACCTCCACCGCGACAGCTTCAGCGATCAGGTCAGGTGGGAAGCGGGTGAAGCGAGTGACGTCATCAACACGGCAAACTGGTACGTGGACGCGGAGGTGCCGCTGAGCAATGGTTACACTTGGTACCAAAATGGCCTGCCCTTGTGGCCGCTGCTGGACCAAGCACTAACACAGAAGGAGACCGTCCTGGCCAAGAAGAAAAAACTCAACTGGCCCAATTATGCAATCGCGACGCCACTGTACATCGCGCCCCTGGAAGCTTCCAACAGCCGCGATCTCGCCATCTCCGTCAGGAAGCTCTTCGCTGGGGACACTGCCAGGCCCCAGCAACAGAGCGCCAGCCAGAACGCCTTCGCCAACAGCAATAAATTCCAGTCCACCGTTCTGGATTTCGTCAAAGACCATTTCCAAGACCAATTCGGTTACACGCGTTCGGATATCGGTCAGACCTTCGGCGAGACCGGGCAGTGGATCCAGCCGCTCGTAAAGCAAAGTCTGCGCCCCATGTTGGAATCCTTCATGAAGAGGCAGAAGACTCGAGCGCCAAAGAGCAGCGATATAGCGACGTGTCCCGATGAGGTATACTTATTCTTCCTGCAGAAACCGTGCGCGACGGCCTCGGCCTGCCAGGTCATCCTCGATATCCAGCAAGAACTGAGAGTCACCAACTGCGTCAACACCGACGTTGTGGTCGGTTACACCACAGCAAGATCCGCGTCCCATGGCTAA
- the LOC119585785 gene encoding uncharacterized protein LOC119585785 isoform X2, with product MMANASVVVLVLALLSGGVTACGSGSQQPRRPVPVATTPAPAPGLCSGVALLHGTASDVRRSVLRELCLRVHQHVHLKTSQRSTSNPKQQPKRTEQAAALNLHRDSFSDQVRWEAGEASDVINTANWYVDAEVPLSNGYTWYQNGLPLWPLLDQALTQKETVLAKKKKLNWPNYAIATPLYIAPLEASNSRDLAISVRKLFAGDTARPQQQSASQNAFANSNKFQSTVLDFVKDHFQDQFGYTRSDIGQTFGETGQWIQPLVKQSLRPMLESFMKRQKTRAPKSSDIATCPDEVYLFFLQKPCATASACQVILDIQQELRVTNCVNTDVVVGYTTARSASHG from the exons ATGATGGCGAACGCTtcggtggtggtgctggtgttgGCACTGTTGTCAGGGGGTGTCACAGCGTGTGGCTCGGGGTCCCAGCAGCCTCGCCGACCTGTTCCTGTGGCAACCACGCCGGCGCCCGCCCCCGG ACTCTGCTCCGGAGTGGCTCTGCTGCACGGCACTGCCTCAGACGTCCGGCGAAGCGTATTACGTGAACTGTGCCTCAGGGTCCACCAGCACGTGCACCTCAAGACATCGCAGCGCTCAACCTCCAACCCCAAGCAACAGCCAAAG CGCACGGAGCAGGCGGCGGCGCTGAACCTCCACCGCGACAGCTTCAGCGATCAGGTCAGGTGGGAAGCGGGTGAAGCGAGTGACGTCATCAACACGGCAAACTGGTACGTGGACGCGGAGGTGCCGCTGAGCAATGGTTACACTTGGTACCAAAATGGCCTGCCCTTGTGGCCGCTGCTGGACCAAGCACTAACACAGAAGGAGACCGTCCTGGCCAAGAAGAAAAAACTCAACTGGCCCAATTATGCAATCGCGACGCCACTGTACATCGCGCCCCTGGAAGCTTCCAACAGCCGCGATCTCGCCATCTCCGTCAGGAAGCTCTTCGCTGGGGACACTGCCAGGCCCCAGCAACAGAGCGCCAGCCAGAACGCCTTCGCCAACAGCAATAAATTCCAGTCCACCGTTCTGGATTTCGTCAAAGACCATTTCCAAGACCAATTCGGTTACACGCGTTCGGATATCGGTCAGACCTTCGGCGAGACCGGGCAGTGGATCCAGCCGCTCGTAAAGCAAAGTCTGCGCCCCATGTTGGAATCCTTCATGAAGAGGCAGAAGACTCGAGCGCCAAAGAGCAGCGATATAGCGACGTGTCCCGATGAGGTATACTTATTCTTCCTGCAGAAACCGTGCGCGACGGCCTCGGCCTGCCAGGTCATCCTCGATATCCAGCAAGAACTGAGAGTCACCAACTGCGTCAACACCGACGTTGTGGTCGGTTACACCACAGCAAGATCCGCGTCCCATGGCTAA
- the LOC119585984 gene encoding uncharacterized protein LOC119585984 (The sequence of the model RefSeq protein was modified relative to this genomic sequence to represent the inferred CDS: added 111 bases not found in genome assembly) gives MVSVWHPDGHDVGHVASLVAMSLLTALSLLANLLVTAAVLGSPQLRTTWNNCFVLNLCLTEAAAAVVVLPLSVTAFFIEPEELAPGLCVFAHFFHSCLVNVITWTLCLISVDRHYLILMPMTHAAEVTLFRALVAILVVWAVSVLPAGYLIVTAEPWRGGTVCCAWGLGVSSSNTGYVLTVALLEFLIPALTMLSMYASIFRVAKRAVRRVVPVTTQVRTISERVASKEEPLVARSIFSLLPAVQETAFPLGKEAVSKTKANDRTAEQSRGGVFGLMSPFLSHEAEEAASVLTPIDGLLDSVTWVAGTPTRTSPSTSATLMLTATASFGESYPKAKLGKMASNSGPRGASGQGKAKKAARTLLLVVGTFWILCGPYYIFNTYVALAHLAPDAYRGSGRALVLQTQALSVYSAVSDCCYADIRMLGSASGWNWPSYRILPRLSAHVPLRTCPLCPLGYGTNFNFLETLNNYVYGTIIKRYETIMLIKPPPNRSEAMEEGLKLLKVALEERRSVEVTLKQLEQTLNYTLHNASLPCRISSQVGGEKAQVLETLAHLTEWLLYGSLLINPFLYGLLNRAIRTQLFRLMAGAWNACWGCGRDNKITPSDAFVSEDVSEAEGVVDDLPGQDQESLENILEFLQRTADKGQIAKDKIIERYPKLRIKVLKMEPSRNILDVSSNCPSVL, from the exons ATGGTCAGCGTATGGCACCCAGATGGCCATGATGTAGGCCACGTGGCCTCTCTTGTGGCCATGTCCCTCCTCACCGCCCTCTCGCTGCTGGCCAACCTGCTGGTAACGGCGGCTGTGCTAGGAAGCCCGCAGCTCAGGACAACGTGGAACAACTGCTTTGTCTTGAATCTGTGTCTGACGGAGGCGGCTGCTGCGGTGGTGGTGCTGCCGCTCTCCGTCACCGCCTTCTTCATCGAGCCCGAGGAGCTGGCCCCGGGACTCTGCGTCTTTGCGCACTTTTTCCACTCCTGTCTGGTCAACGTCATTACCTGGACGCTCTGTCTCATAAGCGTGGACAG GCACTACTTGATCCTGATGCCCATGACGCACGCCGCGGAGGTGACGCTGTTCCGGGCGCTGGTAGCGATCCTGGTGGTGTGGGCCGTCAGCGTTCTGCCTGCGGGTTACCTGATCGTGACTGCAG AGCCATGGCGTGGAGGCACCGTGTGCTGCGCGTGGGGCCTCGGGGTGTCCTCGTCCAATACAGGTTACGTCCTAACTGTGGCACTCCTGGAGTTCCTAATACCTGCCCTCACTATGCTCTCCATGTACGCGTCTATTTTCAG GGTCGCCAAGCGTGCGGTGAGACGCGTGGTTCCCGTGACAACTCAAGTACGAACCATCAGCGAGAGAGTGGCGAGCAAGGAGGAGCCTCTCGTCGCCAGGAgcatcttctcccttctcccggCAGTCCAGGAAACCgcttttcccttaggcaaggaagcCGTGAGCAAAACAAAAGCGAACGACCGTACGGCAGAGCAGAGCAGGGGAGGCGTCTTTGGGCTGATGTCGCCGTTTCTGAGCCACGAGGCTGAGGAGGCGGCGTCCGTTTTAACGCCGATAGACGGGCTCTTGGACAGTGTGACGTGGGTGGCCGGCACGCCCACGCGCACCTCGCCCTCCACATCCGCCACGCTCATGCTCACCGCCACAGCCTCCTTCGGGGAATCCTACCCTAAAGCGAAGCTCGGAAAAATG gcGAGTAACTCCGGACCACGCGGAGCTTCTGGCCAAGGCAAGGCCAAAAAAGCTGCCCGGACCCTTCTGCTGGTGGTGGGGACCTTCTGGATCCTCTGCGGCCCTTACTACATCTTCAACACGTACGTGGCTCTAGCGCACCTGGCTCCCGACGCGTATAG CTGGCCATCCTACCGCATCCTCCCGCGGCTTAGTGCGCATGTTCCTCTACGGACATGTCCCCTATgtccacttggatatgggaccaacttcAACTTTTTGGAGACGTTGAATAACTACGTTTACGgcacaataataaaacgatatgaAACGATAATGTTAATTAAGCCTCCACCTAATCGCAGCGAAGCCATGGAGGAAGGTTTGAAGTTGCTAAAGGTGGCCCTCGAAGAGCGGAGGAGCGTCGAAGTGACACTCAAGCAGCTGGAACAGACGCTGAACTACACCCTTCATAACGCTAGTCTGCCTTGTAGGATCAGCTCTCAG GTGGGCGGGGAAAAGGCGCAGGTACTGGAGACTTTGGCTCATCTCACAGAATGGCTCCTCTATGGCTCCCTCCTCATCAACCCTTTCCTATACGGACTCCTCAATCGAGCCATTCGGACGCAGCTCTTTCG TCTGATGGCGGGCGCCTGGAATGCCTGCTGGGGGTGCGGCCGCGACAACAAGATCACGCCTTCGGATGCCTTTGTGTCGGAGGACGTGAGTGAGGCCGAAGGTGTGGTGGATGACCTGCCCGGCCAAGACCAAGAGAGCCTCGAGAACATCCTGGAGTTCCTTCAGAGGACTGCAGACAAAGGTCAAATTGCCAAGGACAAG ATCATTGAAAGGTATCCTAAGTTAAGAATAAAAGTACTGAAGATG GAACCGTCAAGAAATATACTAGATGTTTCCAGCAACTGTCCCTCAGTGCTGTGA
- the LOC119586070 gene encoding basic helix-loop-helix transcription factor amos-like codes for MIDRAANCAEPYRPWVASARPASRPALVTPFTIGAHWTSLDEGTGDRSRSPTPATPTPSYVVLHTQDTSVVEMKTLGSYVDSEYNSYQMTPSNISRRSEAVNTCHLSKNESSDVRPWSVSLKPPSSSELLRRRRRQAANARERKRMTSLNVAFDRLRATLPRASHRLSKHDTLQMALSYIAELCHLLH; via the coding sequence ATGATTGACAGGGCCGCGAATTGTGCAGAACCCTATCGTCCCTGGGTAGCGAGTGCCCGCCCTGCCTCGCGCCCAGCGTTAGTGACACCGTTCACTATCGGGGCCCACTGGACGTCCCTAGATGAGGGTACAGGCGATCGCTCCCGAAGCCCCACACCAGCGACTCCAACACCAAGTTACGTCGTCCTCCACACACAAGATACTAGCGTTGTTGAAATGAAGACTTTAGGAAGCTATGTTGACTCAGAGTACAATAGCTACCAGATGACCCCGTCGAATATTTCGAGACGGTCAGAAGCAGTGAACACATGCCACCTTTCGAAGAATGAAAGCTCTGACGTCCGGCCGTGGAGTGTATCGCTGAAACCGCCCTCTTCGTCGGAGCTTCTACGGCGAAGACGCAGACAGGCGGCCAACGCTcgcgagaggaagaggatgacgaGCCTCAATGTGGCCTTCGACCGTCTTCGCGCGACATTGCCACGGGCGTCGCATCGCCTTTCCAAGCACGACACTCTCCAGATGGCTCTCTCCTACATCGCAGAGCTCTGCCACCTGCTGCACTGA